A portion of the Salmo trutta chromosome 1, fSalTru1.1, whole genome shotgun sequence genome contains these proteins:
- the LOC115208606 gene encoding actin-related protein 2/3 complex subunit 1A-A — translation MSLYSFGLEPLSCHAWNKDRTQIAVSPNSSEVIIYEKKGNEWTKIHELTEHSGRITGIDWAPDSNRIVTCASDRNAYVWTLKDKVWKPTLVLVRINRAATFVKWSPLENKFALGSGARLISVCYFEKENDWWLSKHIKKSIRSTVMCLDWHPNNILLAAGSSDFHCRIFSAYIKEIEDKPGPTAWGAKMPFGEMLLETKDCGGWVHSVSFSPSGDHLTWVAHNSSISVADATQGKEVTQLTTDRLPLVSVLYVSPTEMVAAGHDCCPFQFSYKGPGSLKFVKKLDIPKQTSRGSMSAMQHFRNLDKKAIDDESNELGCLHQNSITQLCIVSGTKAHVDKYSSVGLDGAMVLWDFKH, via the exons ATGTCCCTGTACAGCTTTGGGCTGGAGCCTCTCTCCTGCCATGCCTGGAATAAGGACAGGACAC AGATTGCTGTCAGCCCCAACAGCAGTGAGGTGATCATCTATGAGAAGAAGGGGAACGAGTGGACCAAGATCCACGAGCTGACTGAGCACAGTGGACGAATCACAG GCATCGACTGGGCTCCGGATTCGAACCGCATCGTGACGTGTGCATCGGACCGTAATGCGTACGTGTGGACCCTGAAGGACAAGGTGTGGAAGCCCACTCTGGTGTTGGTGAGGATCAACCGGGCTGCTACCTTTGTCAAGTGGTCCCCTCTGGAGAATAAGTTTGCCCTGGGCAGCGGAGCCAGACTCATCTCTGTCTGCTACTTCGAGAAGGAGAACGACTG GTGGCTCAGTAAGCACATAAAGAAGAGCATCCGGTCCacggtgatgtgtctggactggcACCCCAACAACATCCTGCTGGCTGCTGGGTCCTCTGACTTCCACTGCAG GATCTTCTCTGCCTACATCAAGGAAATCGAGGACAAGCCAGGCCCGACAGCGTGGGGGGCTAAGATGCCATTTGGGGAGATGCTGCTGGAGACCAAGGACTGTGGAGGTTGGGTACACAGTGTCTCCTTCTCCCCCAGCGGAGACCACCTGACCTGGGTCGCTCACAACAGCAGCATCAGTGTGGCCGACGCCACCCAGGGGAAAGA GGTGACTCAGCTGACAACGGACCGCCTCCCTCTAGTGAGCGTGCTCTATGTGAGCCCCACAGAGATGGTTGCCGCG GGCCATGACTGCTGTCCGTTTCAGTTCTCCTATAAGGGCCCAGGCAGTCTGAAGTTTGTTAAGAAGCTGGACATCCCCAAGCAGACCTCTAGGGGCAGCATGTCCGCCATGCAACACTTCCGCAATCTGGATAAGAAGGCTATAGACGATGAGAGCAACGAGCTGGGCTGCCTGCACCAGAACAGCATCac TCAGCTGTGTATCGTGTCAGGAACTAAGGCCCACGTGGACAAGTATAGCAGTGTGGGTCTGGACGGAGCTATGGTCCTCTGGGACTTCAAG CACTGA